One stretch of Corallococcus soli DNA includes these proteins:
- a CDS encoding Glu/Leu/Phe/Val family dehydrogenase, whose translation MASEETFMRAPAPTPKRTIYTEAMEIFHFAADLIGLDKRVRLELEEPDYEHIFYVTAKLKDRLVPLLPEEAKSFADLSVTQVRNTEGLERLANGNIILNGRALLGSDVAIRHGHLRLPDGLVYQLVPGESQRFKAYRVQHNQARGPYKGGLRYHREVSLDLFKALAAEMTWKTAIAEVPFGGGKGGIQIDPREYGREEIQAITLRFMYRLKSLIGPNIDIPAPDVGTNPEIMALLYRQFSDGERERHNLRGIVTGKDVRIGGSEGRGKATGQGVAFCIEDYYADRGESVKGKTFVLQGFGNVGSHAAIILGNMGARLLAVNDADGSIFNGDGIDVNALAAYVADPKNLKRSVIGFPGAQRIEKKDLWDVQADILVPAALGGEITADVAERLKVKLIAEGANGPTTPEADRVLQKRGIELIPDIIANAGGVTVSYYEWIQNKRMERWSEAEVDQRLERAMKRNYRIIRDISRNQPRKTEMHDSRPYCIGKNVDSRCAAMILALKRIEAHYLLEGFSQ comes from the coding sequence ATGGCCAGCGAAGAGACTTTCATGCGCGCCCCGGCCCCTACGCCCAAGCGCACCATCTACACGGAGGCGATGGAGATCTTCCACTTCGCGGCGGATCTCATCGGCCTGGACAAGCGGGTGCGTCTGGAGCTCGAGGAGCCCGACTACGAGCACATCTTCTACGTCACCGCGAAGCTCAAGGACCGGCTCGTCCCCCTGCTGCCCGAGGAGGCCAAGTCCTTCGCCGACCTGTCCGTCACGCAGGTGCGCAACACCGAGGGCCTGGAGCGCCTGGCCAACGGCAACATCATCCTCAACGGCCGCGCGCTGCTGGGCTCCGACGTCGCCATCCGCCACGGCCACCTGCGCCTGCCGGACGGGCTCGTCTACCAGCTGGTCCCCGGTGAGTCGCAGCGCTTCAAGGCCTACCGCGTCCAGCACAACCAGGCCCGTGGCCCCTACAAGGGCGGCCTGCGCTACCACCGCGAAGTGTCCCTGGACCTCTTCAAGGCGCTCGCCGCGGAGATGACCTGGAAGACCGCCATCGCGGAGGTTCCCTTCGGCGGCGGCAAGGGCGGCATCCAGATCGATCCCCGCGAGTACGGCCGCGAGGAGATCCAAGCCATCACCCTGCGCTTCATGTACCGGCTCAAGAGCCTCATCGGGCCGAACATCGACATCCCGGCGCCGGACGTGGGCACGAACCCGGAGATCATGGCGCTGCTCTACCGCCAGTTCTCCGACGGTGAGCGCGAGCGCCACAACCTGCGCGGCATCGTCACCGGCAAGGACGTGCGCATCGGCGGTTCGGAAGGCCGCGGCAAGGCCACCGGCCAGGGCGTCGCGTTCTGCATCGAGGACTACTACGCCGACCGCGGCGAGAGCGTGAAGGGCAAGACCTTCGTCCTCCAGGGCTTCGGCAACGTGGGCAGCCACGCCGCCATCATCCTGGGCAACATGGGCGCGCGCCTGCTCGCGGTGAACGACGCCGACGGCTCCATCTTCAACGGCGACGGCATCGACGTGAACGCGCTGGCCGCCTACGTGGCCGACCCGAAGAACCTCAAGCGCTCCGTCATCGGGTTCCCCGGCGCCCAGCGCATCGAGAAGAAGGACCTCTGGGACGTGCAGGCGGACATCCTCGTCCCCGCCGCCCTGGGGGGCGAGATCACCGCCGACGTCGCCGAGCGCCTGAAGGTGAAGCTCATCGCCGAGGGCGCCAACGGCCCCACCACCCCGGAGGCCGACCGCGTCCTGCAGAAGCGCGGCATCGAGCTCATCCCGGACATCATCGCCAACGCCGGCGGCGTGACGGTCAGCTACTACGAGTGGATCCAGAACAAGCGCATGGAGCGCTGGAGCGAGGCGGAGGTCGATCAGCGCCTCGAGCGCGCCATGAAGCGCAACTACCGCATCATCCGCGACATCTCGCGCAACCAGCCGCGCAAGACGGAGATGCACGACAGCCGCCCGTACTGCATCGGCAAGAACGTGGACAGCCGCTGCGCCGCGATGATCCTCGCGCTCAAGCGCATCGAAGCGCACTACCTGCTCGAAGGCTTCTCGCAGTAG
- a CDS encoding sigma-54 interaction domain-containing protein: MSRFQGVLKTERKGARMRSPDERPGTFVHGVRWRQAQTRGGGGAGGVSLSARCEAQEGSVAPSCPERVAEWATFGDLVATSAVARASFDWMERAASCSATVLLEGETGTGKSRAALAIHRAGARASAPFLVVDCGALPANLLESELFGHEKGAFTGAIQRRVGAFEEADGGTIFLDEIGELPSELQPKLLRVLENREIRRLGSNTHQAVNVRVIAATHRDLRAEVQAGRFRADLFFRLAVVGIPIPSLRERTEDVPLIAERILAGLGATPAQVASLTTPDFLAQLQRAPWPGNVRELRNHLERCVVFQSALPPPVSGTGVQTPAPRSVDALLTYAESRRRALESFEHDYVEALLKLHGGKVSQAAAAADMDRVYLYRLLRRHGLKS; the protein is encoded by the coding sequence GTGTCGCGTTTCCAAGGCGTGCTGAAGACGGAGCGCAAGGGCGCGCGCATGCGGTCTCCGGATGAGCGTCCGGGGACCTTCGTGCATGGGGTCCGGTGGCGTCAGGCCCAAACGCGGGGGGGCGGCGGCGCCGGCGGGGTGTCGCTCTCCGCGCGGTGCGAGGCGCAGGAGGGGAGCGTCGCGCCGTCGTGTCCGGAGCGTGTCGCGGAGTGGGCGACCTTCGGGGACCTGGTGGCCACGTCCGCCGTGGCGCGGGCCAGCTTTGACTGGATGGAGCGCGCGGCGTCGTGCAGCGCCACGGTGTTGCTGGAAGGGGAGACGGGCACGGGGAAGAGCCGGGCCGCGCTCGCCATCCACCGCGCGGGGGCGCGTGCGAGCGCGCCCTTCCTGGTCGTGGACTGCGGCGCGCTTCCGGCCAACCTGCTGGAGAGCGAGCTGTTCGGGCATGAGAAGGGCGCCTTCACCGGGGCCATCCAGCGCCGCGTGGGCGCGTTCGAGGAAGCCGACGGCGGCACCATCTTCCTGGATGAGATTGGCGAGCTGCCCTCGGAGCTGCAGCCCAAGCTGCTGCGCGTGCTGGAGAACCGGGAGATCCGCCGCCTGGGCTCCAACACGCATCAAGCGGTCAACGTGCGCGTCATCGCGGCCACGCACCGCGACCTGCGCGCGGAGGTGCAGGCGGGCCGCTTCCGGGCGGACCTCTTCTTCCGCCTCGCGGTGGTGGGCATCCCGATCCCCTCGCTGCGCGAGCGCACGGAGGACGTCCCGCTCATCGCCGAGCGCATCCTCGCGGGGCTGGGCGCCACGCCCGCGCAGGTGGCGTCGCTGACCACGCCGGACTTCCTCGCGCAGCTCCAGAGGGCCCCGTGGCCGGGCAACGTGCGCGAGCTGCGAAACCACCTGGAGCGGTGCGTCGTCTTCCAGAGCGCGCTGCCGCCCCCGGTGTCCGGGACTGGCGTCCAGACCCCGGCCCCCCGTTCCGTGGACGCGTTGCTGACGTACGCGGAGTCCCGCCGCAGGGCGCTGGAGTCCTTCGAGCACGACTACGTGGAGGCGCTCCTCAAGCTGCACGGAGGCAAGGTGTCCCAGGCCGCCGCCGCCGCGGACATGGACCGCGTGTACCTGTACCGCCTCCTGCGCCGGCATGGCCTCAAGAGCTGA
- a CDS encoding nucleotide exchange factor GrpE, whose protein sequence is MDGKPRSDETPETQSPASEAGEASSTDFPEDREAASDGEVTRLQTELEAARRRVNELARAYQDLNKDREEFKQRLTRERERMIDVERGNVAGTLLEAIDELDLALGSSQQDTSPLAQGVRMIRDSLLAKAQATGIERLQVVGRPYDPNVAEAADMEITPVPEDDQKVVAEFRAGYRLKDRVIRPARVKVARYVAPAQA, encoded by the coding sequence ATGGACGGCAAGCCCCGCAGCGACGAGACCCCGGAGACGCAGTCCCCCGCCAGCGAGGCGGGGGAGGCTTCTTCGACCGACTTCCCGGAGGACCGCGAGGCCGCATCGGACGGCGAGGTGACGCGGCTCCAGACGGAGCTGGAGGCGGCCCGCCGCCGGGTGAACGAGCTGGCCCGGGCCTACCAGGACCTCAACAAGGACCGCGAGGAGTTCAAGCAGCGGCTGACGCGCGAGCGTGAGCGGATGATCGACGTGGAGCGCGGCAATGTCGCCGGCACGCTCCTGGAGGCCATCGACGAGCTGGACCTGGCGCTGGGCTCCAGCCAGCAGGACACGTCCCCCCTGGCCCAGGGGGTGCGGATGATCCGCGACAGCCTCCTGGCCAAGGCCCAGGCCACCGGCATCGAGCGGCTCCAGGTGGTCGGCCGTCCCTACGACCCCAACGTGGCCGAGGCGGCGGACATGGAGATCACCCCCGTGCCGGAGGACGACCAGAAGGTCGTCGCCGAGTTCCGCGCGGGCTACCGCCTGAAGGACCGCGTCATCCGCCCCGCCCGGGTGAAGGTGGCCCGGTACGTGGCCCCGGCCCAGGCCTGA
- a CDS encoding MaoC family dehydratase has translation MSATIFDLHTLPAMPAALLRAAFTRRNARGTSLPDMTLRVHGCRASPELLARYRDACGFDADGFLPVTYPQVLATPLHLGLLGLPDFPYPVLGTVHVRNQIAQHRRIADTVPLTMSCHFEGPREVPAGHEFDVHTRVEAEESGELLWQAVTTMLRRHGARKDKDAGRKDRPPEDARFAASRPAPWTVPADTGRRYARASGDFNPIHLTALTARPFGFPRAIAHGMWTLARCVAELGEAAHPDALTLDCDFKKPLLLPARVTFQTAREPGGVAFRVLSEEGKPHLLGRLG, from the coding sequence ATGTCCGCCACCATCTTCGACCTGCACACGCTCCCCGCGATGCCCGCCGCGCTCCTGCGGGCGGCCTTCACCCGCAGGAACGCGCGCGGCACGTCCCTGCCGGACATGACGCTGCGCGTGCACGGCTGCCGCGCCTCCCCGGAGCTGCTGGCGCGCTACCGCGACGCGTGCGGCTTCGATGCCGACGGCTTCCTGCCGGTGACGTACCCCCAGGTGCTGGCGACGCCGCTGCACCTGGGCCTGCTGGGCCTGCCCGACTTCCCGTACCCCGTGCTGGGCACCGTGCACGTGCGCAATCAGATCGCGCAGCACCGCCGCATCGCGGACACCGTGCCGCTCACCATGTCCTGCCACTTCGAGGGACCCCGGGAGGTGCCCGCGGGCCACGAGTTCGACGTGCACACCCGCGTCGAAGCCGAGGAGAGCGGCGAGCTGCTCTGGCAGGCCGTCACCACCATGCTGCGCCGCCACGGGGCCCGGAAGGACAAGGACGCGGGGCGCAAGGACCGGCCGCCGGAGGACGCGCGTTTCGCCGCGAGCCGCCCCGCCCCCTGGACCGTTCCCGCCGACACCGGTCGCCGCTACGCGCGGGCCTCCGGCGACTTCAACCCCATCCACCTCACCGCCCTCACGGCGCGGCCCTTCGGATTCCCGCGCGCCATCGCCCACGGCATGTGGACGCTCGCACGCTGCGTGGCGGAGCTGGGCGAGGCGGCCCACCCGGACGCGCTCACCCTGGACTGCGACTTCAAGAAGCCCCTGCTCCTGCCAGCCCGGGTGACGTTCCAGACGGCCCGCGAGCCCGGGGGCGTGGCGTTCCGGGTGCTGTCGGAGGAGGGGAAGCCGCACCTGCTGGGGCGGCTGGGCTGA
- a CDS encoding helix-turn-helix domain-containing protein, giving the protein MTQSRRERAEALGAALKTARQQAGLSMEEVAEHLELGVEVLARVERGVMVPTIPTLSRLCAMMKLDPDSLPDLPELSD; this is encoded by the coding sequence ATGACACAGAGTCGGAGAGAGCGGGCCGAAGCGCTTGGCGCGGCGCTGAAGACGGCGCGGCAGCAGGCGGGGCTCTCCATGGAGGAAGTCGCCGAACATCTGGAGCTGGGGGTGGAAGTCCTGGCCCGTGTCGAGCGCGGCGTGATGGTGCCCACCATCCCGACGTTGAGCCGGCTGTGCGCGATGATGAAGCTGGATCCGGACAGCCTGCCGGACCTCCCGGAGCTGAGCGACTGA
- a CDS encoding DUF6066 family protein yields the protein MNRFLAVAFALLVPTLALADVDKRFAKLRDESEPLGGLGAFLEKYVGECDGAFVDPQCKANAEAFRKKYTGKKLYMIITEDDATMLSAGDYNPGTNDYTINITPFFGGGKYALTHGAPKKTDAQGNPLMNYLTVSGTAPDGWNGGVFSRLFSTRGVRAQVVFTPQSVWSMPKKGGGKIYGVNARVESVLLTEGRSGGHMGLWLNGKDAAGSK from the coding sequence GTGAACCGCTTCCTGGCCGTCGCCTTTGCCCTCCTTGTGCCCACGCTCGCCCTGGCTGACGTGGACAAGCGCTTCGCGAAGCTGCGCGACGAGTCCGAGCCCCTGGGTGGCCTGGGGGCCTTCCTGGAGAAGTACGTGGGCGAGTGCGACGGGGCCTTCGTGGACCCTCAGTGCAAGGCCAACGCGGAGGCCTTCCGCAAGAAGTACACGGGCAAGAAGCTGTACATGATCATCACCGAGGACGACGCCACCATGCTGTCCGCGGGCGACTACAACCCCGGCACCAACGACTACACCATCAACATCACGCCCTTCTTCGGGGGCGGGAAGTACGCGCTCACCCACGGCGCGCCCAAGAAGACGGACGCCCAGGGCAACCCGCTGATGAACTACCTCACGGTGAGCGGCACGGCGCCGGACGGGTGGAACGGCGGCGTCTTCAGCCGGCTGTTCTCCACGCGGGGCGTGCGCGCGCAGGTCGTCTTCACGCCGCAGAGCGTGTGGTCCATGCCCAAGAAGGGCGGCGGGAAGATCTACGGCGTGAACGCCCGCGTGGAGAGCGTGCTCCTCACCGAGGGCCGCAGCGGCGGACACATGGGCCTGTGGCTCAACGGCAAGGACGCCGCCGGCTCGAAGTAG
- a CDS encoding PilZ domain-containing protein, whose amino-acid sequence MNTQPQERRTHLRFDKIFTVYLSTQDGMMRGIGRNISARGMFIEVRDSLGLGEKLKVTFAGEDGTEMTCLCEVRYQVALAFGRKDGRPGNSRGVGLRIVAYETMDDAPLLLVDRERVMH is encoded by the coding sequence ATGAACACCCAGCCGCAGGAACGCCGCACCCACCTCCGATTCGACAAGATCTTCACCGTGTACCTGTCCACGCAGGACGGGATGATGCGGGGGATTGGCCGCAACATCAGCGCGCGGGGCATGTTCATCGAGGTGCGCGACTCGCTGGGGCTGGGCGAGAAGCTGAAGGTGACGTTCGCGGGCGAGGACGGCACGGAGATGACGTGCCTGTGCGAGGTGCGCTACCAGGTGGCGCTGGCCTTCGGGCGCAAGGATGGGCGTCCGGGCAACAGCCGTGGCGTGGGCCTGCGCATCGTGGCGTACGAGACGATGGACGACGCGCCGCTGCTCCTGGTGGACCGCGAGCGGGTGATGCACTGA
- a CDS encoding RNA polymerase sigma factor region1.1 domain-containing protein, whose translation MENRIGKSYVARKSLFAKGLKEGRLTVQEIEEALPPGTLTAAERWLLYYSLRAAQVEIIDEVTGQVDHGFMAEAPPAAPSSH comes from the coding sequence GTGGAGAACCGCATTGGGAAGAGCTACGTCGCGCGGAAGTCGTTGTTCGCCAAGGGCCTCAAGGAAGGCCGGCTCACGGTGCAGGAGATCGAGGAGGCGCTGCCCCCGGGGACGCTGACGGCCGCCGAGCGCTGGCTCCTCTACTACTCGCTCAGGGCCGCCCAGGTGGAGATCATCGACGAGGTGACGGGGCAGGTGGATCACGGCTTCATGGCCGAGGCCCCACCCGCGGCCCCTTCCAGTCACTAG
- a CDS encoding (deoxy)nucleoside triphosphate pyrophosphohydrolase: MTRRHVRVVGAMLQNDQGRYLITQRPPKATLPLLWEFPGGRVEEGEDDAAALARELQEEMGVRIVVLEQVMHTHHEYPTYDIDFRVFRCQLSDRGAEIQHLRVHDHRWVALEEMGQYRFPDADAKTLARLLDLDH; the protein is encoded by the coding sequence ATGACCCGTCGTCACGTGCGCGTCGTCGGCGCGATGCTCCAGAACGATCAGGGTCGCTACCTCATCACCCAGCGGCCTCCCAAGGCGACGCTGCCCCTGCTGTGGGAGTTTCCGGGCGGCCGGGTGGAGGAGGGGGAGGACGACGCCGCGGCGCTCGCCCGCGAACTCCAGGAAGAGATGGGCGTCCGCATCGTGGTGCTGGAGCAGGTGATGCACACCCACCACGAGTACCCCACCTACGACATCGACTTCCGCGTGTTCCGCTGCCAGCTGAGCGACCGCGGGGCGGAGATCCAGCACCTGCGCGTGCACGACCACCGCTGGGTGGCGCTGGAGGAGATGGGGCAGTACCGCTTCCCTGACGCGGACGCCAAGACGCTGGCCCGGTTGCTGGACCTGGACCACTGA
- the ftsH gene encoding ATP-dependent zinc metalloprotease FtsH, with protein sequence MKPQDLPPGMGPRGKKSDKPTPTKGGFKFGSPLGYILLLVLGFLLFRNVFQDAGVRRVSYSQLRDAVENGQFSRVQISNEWVKGFLKDNAQPPPPASGERGTLRSEPSALPWMAYRVPGDEGLVPLLEQKGVQFEAVPQSSFSEVLWIWLIPMGLLILFWSFMMRRMSGGMGQGPQSVMSFGKTRAKVQAENDTGVGFKDVAGVDEAVDELREIVEFLKTPEKFRRLGGRIPKGVLLVGPPGTGKTLLARAVAGEAGVPFFNLSGSEFVEMFVGVGAARVRDLFAQATAKAPCIIFIDELDAIGKSRNSGVAGGHDEREQTLNQLLAEMDGFDSRAGLIILAATNRPEILDSALMRPGRFDRQVLVDRPDKRGREQVLEIHAKGVKLGTDVDLKQIASRTPGFAGADLANVVNEAALLAARKNRDAVMRADFEEAIERVVAGLEKKNRRMNEREKEIVAHHEAGHAVVGWMLPYAERVTKVSIIPRGLAALGYTMSLPLEDRYLMSVDELRDKMAGMMGGRAAEELFIGEVSTGASNDIKQATEIAKMMVRDYGMSSLGPVALSGEQGPGFLRSAGLPESRSYSEQTARMIDDEVRKMVSEALDRAREVLSVNRDKVEALAARLLATEVIEEEAMTAILGPKVLAQRGLLHPEARTVISAHPVGSGEAEPGMPPTQHAQGKLDS encoded by the coding sequence ATGAAGCCACAGGACCTGCCGCCGGGGATGGGCCCGCGCGGAAAGAAGAGCGACAAGCCAACACCCACGAAAGGTGGGTTCAAGTTCGGCTCACCACTGGGCTACATCCTCCTGCTCGTCCTGGGGTTCCTGCTGTTCCGGAACGTGTTTCAGGACGCGGGTGTTCGCCGGGTGTCGTACAGCCAGCTGCGCGACGCGGTGGAGAACGGCCAGTTCAGCCGGGTGCAGATCTCCAACGAATGGGTGAAGGGGTTCCTCAAGGACAACGCCCAGCCGCCGCCGCCGGCGTCAGGCGAGCGGGGCACGCTGCGCAGCGAGCCCAGCGCGCTGCCGTGGATGGCCTACCGCGTCCCCGGGGACGAGGGGCTGGTGCCGCTGCTGGAGCAGAAGGGCGTCCAGTTCGAGGCGGTGCCGCAGTCCAGCTTCAGTGAGGTGTTGTGGATCTGGCTCATCCCCATGGGCCTGCTCATCCTCTTCTGGAGCTTCATGATGCGCCGGATGTCCGGCGGCATGGGCCAGGGCCCGCAGAGCGTCATGAGCTTCGGCAAGACGCGCGCGAAGGTCCAGGCGGAGAACGACACCGGCGTGGGCTTCAAGGACGTGGCCGGCGTCGACGAGGCCGTGGACGAGCTTCGGGAGATCGTGGAGTTCCTCAAGACGCCGGAGAAGTTCCGCCGCCTGGGTGGCCGCATCCCCAAGGGCGTGCTGCTCGTGGGCCCTCCGGGCACGGGCAAGACGCTGCTGGCGCGCGCCGTCGCCGGTGAGGCAGGGGTGCCGTTCTTCAACCTCTCCGGTTCGGAGTTCGTGGAGATGTTCGTGGGCGTGGGCGCGGCCCGTGTCCGCGACCTGTTCGCCCAGGCCACGGCCAAGGCGCCGTGCATCATCTTCATCGACGAGCTGGACGCCATCGGCAAGAGCCGCAACTCAGGGGTGGCCGGCGGTCATGACGAGCGCGAGCAGACGCTCAACCAGCTGCTCGCGGAGATGGACGGCTTCGACAGCCGCGCGGGCCTCATCATCCTGGCGGCGACGAACCGTCCGGAGATCCTGGACAGCGCGCTGATGCGCCCGGGCCGGTTCGATCGGCAGGTGCTGGTGGACCGTCCGGACAAGCGCGGCCGCGAGCAGGTGCTGGAGATCCACGCCAAGGGCGTGAAGCTGGGCACCGACGTGGACCTGAAGCAGATCGCCTCCCGCACGCCGGGCTTCGCCGGCGCGGACCTGGCCAACGTGGTGAACGAAGCGGCGCTGCTGGCCGCGCGCAAGAACCGCGACGCGGTGATGCGGGCGGACTTCGAGGAGGCCATCGAGCGCGTGGTGGCGGGCCTGGAGAAGAAGAACCGCCGCATGAACGAGCGCGAGAAGGAGATCGTCGCGCACCACGAGGCGGGCCACGCGGTGGTGGGCTGGATGCTGCCGTACGCCGAACGGGTGACGAAGGTGTCCATCATCCCGCGAGGCCTGGCGGCGCTGGGCTACACCATGTCGCTGCCCCTGGAAGACCGCTACCTCATGTCCGTGGACGAGCTGCGCGACAAGATGGCGGGGATGATGGGCGGCCGTGCCGCGGAGGAGCTCTTCATCGGCGAGGTGTCCACGGGCGCCTCCAACGACATCAAGCAGGCGACGGAGATCGCCAAGATGATGGTCCGCGACTACGGCATGAGCAGCCTGGGGCCGGTGGCGCTGAGCGGGGAGCAGGGTCCGGGCTTCTTGAGGAGCGCGGGCCTGCCGGAGTCGCGCAGCTACTCCGAACAGACGGCGCGCATGATCGACGACGAGGTCCGCAAGATGGTCTCCGAGGCGCTCGACCGCGCCCGCGAGGTCCTCAGCGTGAACCGCGACAAGGTGGAGGCCCTGGCGGCGCGGCTCCTGGCGACGGAGGTCATCGAGGAGGAGGCGATGACCGCCATCCTGGGGCCCAAGGTGCTGGCGCAGCGGGGACTGCTGCACCCGGAGGCCCGCACGGTCATCTCCGCGCATCCGGTGGGCAGCGGCGAAGCCGAGCCGGGCATGCCGCCCACGCAGCACGCGCAGGGCAAGCTCGACTCCTGA
- a CDS encoding trypsin-like peptidase domain-containing protein yields the protein MARRVSCRSVPVRLFSVLCVLALAPVAEAAEDPLLPWLQARVREHTAFFAAPPPPSVVSEGTVGPSALWRERAPGSAGVPQFVPPTSLAPLIRAVEAGVVNITTVGPGALPGAVKRSTGSGFVLTPDGLVVTNNHVVANAQGPVVAPKGGVTPNKGGPREVPVQQVSVRLADGREFPAEVVGRDASTDVALLRLSGAGLGTLPAVFLGDSDVLEVGDWVVAIGNPFGLDHSVAHGMISAKERVLGVGQFDDFIQTDALINPGNSGGPLFNMRGEVIGVNTAIISEGQGIGFAVPINLVKDLLPNLRENGKLERGWLGVVINEDGQHSTTTAPVVKDVYRGSPAAAANIRPGDRLVAVNGRPIGSYLQLLRKVALLAPGTEAKLTLLREGGTQEVAVRLVARPAQEATEGLANRGGSTTNDLGLVLRDLTPEVAAPLGYDAFVGALVSGIVPRSAAEQSGLRAGDVITEVNRRRVKDAAGVKAALERGSAGASILLRVQRGDALQYIAIAR from the coding sequence ATGGCCCGCCGTGTAAGCTGCCGCTCCGTGCCCGTCCGACTGTTCAGCGTTCTCTGCGTGTTGGCGCTCGCCCCGGTGGCGGAGGCCGCCGAGGATCCGCTCCTGCCCTGGCTCCAGGCCCGGGTGCGCGAACACACCGCCTTCTTCGCCGCCCCGCCACCGCCCTCCGTCGTGAGCGAGGGCACGGTGGGCCCCTCCGCCCTGTGGCGTGAGCGCGCGCCCGGGAGCGCGGGCGTCCCCCAGTTCGTCCCGCCCACGTCGCTGGCGCCGTTGATCCGCGCCGTGGAGGCGGGCGTCGTGAACATCACCACGGTGGGCCCCGGGGCGCTGCCGGGGGCGGTGAAGCGCTCCACCGGCTCCGGTTTCGTGCTGACGCCCGACGGGCTCGTCGTCACCAACAACCACGTGGTGGCCAACGCCCAGGGCCCGGTGGTGGCCCCGAAGGGCGGCGTCACCCCGAACAAGGGGGGCCCGCGCGAGGTGCCCGTCCAGCAGGTGTCCGTGCGGCTGGCGGACGGCCGCGAGTTCCCCGCGGAGGTGGTGGGCCGCGACGCGTCCACGGACGTGGCGCTCCTGCGCCTGAGCGGCGCGGGGCTGGGGACGCTGCCGGCGGTGTTCCTGGGGGACTCGGACGTGTTGGAGGTGGGGGACTGGGTGGTGGCCATCGGCAACCCGTTCGGCCTGGACCACTCGGTGGCGCACGGGATGATCTCCGCGAAGGAGCGCGTGCTGGGCGTGGGCCAGTTCGACGACTTCATCCAGACGGACGCGCTCATCAACCCCGGCAACTCCGGCGGCCCGCTCTTCAACATGCGCGGCGAGGTGATTGGCGTGAACACCGCCATCATCAGCGAGGGCCAGGGCATCGGCTTCGCGGTGCCCATCAACCTGGTGAAGGACCTGCTGCCCAACCTGCGGGAGAACGGCAAGCTGGAGCGCGGGTGGCTGGGCGTCGTCATCAACGAGGACGGCCAGCACTCCACCACCACGGCGCCGGTGGTGAAGGACGTCTACCGGGGCAGCCCCGCCGCCGCCGCGAACATCCGCCCCGGGGACCGGCTGGTGGCGGTGAACGGCCGGCCCATTGGCAGCTACCTCCAGCTGCTGCGCAAGGTGGCGCTCCTGGCCCCGGGCACGGAGGCGAAGCTGACGCTCCTGCGCGAGGGCGGCACCCAGGAGGTCGCGGTGCGGCTGGTGGCGCGCCCAGCGCAGGAGGCCACCGAGGGCCTGGCCAACCGGGGCGGCAGCACCACGAACGACCTGGGGCTCGTCCTGCGCGACCTGACGCCGGAGGTGGCCGCGCCCCTGGGCTACGACGCCTTCGTGGGCGCGCTGGTGTCCGGCATCGTCCCGCGCAGCGCGGCGGAGCAGTCCGGCCTGCGCGCCGGCGACGTCATCACCGAGGTGAACCGTCGCCGGGTGAAGGACGCCGCCGGGGTGAAGGCCGCCCTGGAGCGGGGCAGCGCGGGGGCCAGCATCCTCCTGCGCGTCCAGCGGGGCGACGCGCTCCAGTACATCGCCATCGCCCGCTGA